One Vigna unguiculata cultivar IT97K-499-35 chromosome 7, ASM411807v1, whole genome shotgun sequence genomic region harbors:
- the LOC114191759 gene encoding E3 ubiquitin-protein ligase WAV3-like yields MASKWKKAKVALGLNLCMFVPRTLDNDSPPHTVVSERLSDAALLSPASWNTSSSRPTTPLSSFHGLKLSKSGSKSSKQTCSICLTKMKQGSGHAIFTAECSHSFHFHCIASNVKHGNQICPVCRAKWKEIPLSGPSLDPIPGRVSPSPINWPQNDALMAVVHRLPLPHPHRDLNRRHVVPLYQASEPGIFDDDESLNHQHVFSERSPCIENTEDTEAARAIEIKTFPEVSAAPGSKTHSNFTVLVHLKAATAADTAAVKRQNLSRNQANLAQISQTPRAPVDLVTVLDVSGSMAGTKLALLKRAMGFVIQNLGSNDRLSVIAFSSTARRLFPLCRMTDSGRQQALQAVNSLVANGGTNIAEGLRKGAKIMEDRKEKNPVASIILLSDGQDNYTVNGSGTNQPRPNYQFLLPTSISGGDSSGFQIPVHAFGFGADHDASLMHSISEISGGTFSFIETEAVLQDAFAQCIGGLLSVVVQELQVGIECIHPNLSLVSLKAGSYPTRVVGDGRKGSIEVGDLYADEERDFLVSVNVPAASGNETSLIKVKCVYKDPLTQETATIESEEVKIKRSEISGQVVMSLEVDRQRNRLQAAEAMAQARVAAERGDLSGAILILENFRKMLSETVSAKSNDRLCVALDAELKEMQERMASRHVYEASGRAYILSGLSSHSWQRATARGDSTDRSSLVQAYQTPSMAEMLTRSQATLLGSPSGQRLLQPLLSVRAQPSPR; encoded by the exons ATGGCAAGCAAGTGGAAGAAAGCCAAGGTCGCGCTTGGTCTCAACCTCTGCATGTTCGTCCCCAGAACGTTAGACAACGATTCGCCGCCCCACACGGTGGTTTCCGAGCGCCTCTCCGACGCCGCCCTACTATCTCCGGCCAGCTGGAACACCAGCTCTTCCCGCCCCACCACGCCGCTTTCCTCTTTTCATGGCTTGAAACTTTCCAAAAGTGGCAGCAAATCCTCCAAG CAAACCTGCTCAATATGCTTAACCAAAATGAAGCAAGGATCCGGCCATGCTATATTCACTGCAGAATGTTCACATTCCTTCCATTTCCACTGCATTGCTTCAAATGTGAAACATGGAAACCAAATATGTCCGGTGTGTAGGGCAAAATGGAAGGAAATACCCTTATCGGGTCCCAGTTTGGATCCTATCCCTGGCAGAGTTTCACCAAGTCCCATCAATTGGCCCCAAAATGATGCTTTGATGGCAGTGGTCCACCGTCTACCCCTACCTCATCCTCACCGAGATTTAAATAGGAGGCATGTTGTGCCACTTTATCAGGCTTCTGAGCCAGGCATATTTGACGATGATGAATCCTTGAATcatcaacatgtgttttctgaGCGAAGTCCTTGCATTGAGAATACTGAAGATACTGAGGCTGCTAGAGCTATAGAGATTAAAACATTCCCAGAAGTATCTGCTGCTCCGGGATCCAAGACTCATTCTAACTTCACAGTTTTGGTTCATCTCAAAGCTGCTACTGCCGCAGACACAGCTGCAGTCAAAAGACAAAACCTTAGTAGAAACCAGGCAAATTTGGCACAGATTTCTCAGACTCCGCGTGCGCCTGTGGACTTGGTCACAGTGCTTGATGTGAGTGGTAGCATGGCTGGAACTAAGCTTGCACTACTCAAAAGAGCAATGGGGTTTGTCATACAGAACCTAGGCTCTAATGACCGGCTCTCTGTTATCGCCTTTTCTTCCACAGCTCGGCGCCTTTTTCCTCTGTGCAGAATGACCGATTCCGGGCGACAGCAGGCACTGCAAGCTGTTAATTCTTTGGTTGCAAACGGTGGTACCAATATCGCAGAAGGGCTGAGAAAAGGTGCCAAGATAATGGAAGATCGAAAGGAAAAGAATCCAGTTGCCAGTATTATCCTACTCTCCGATGGTCAAGATAACTACACTGTCAATGGCTCTGGAACTAACCAGCCTCGACCAAATTACCAGTTTCTTCTGCCCACTTCTATCAGTGGTGGTGATAGTTCAGGATTTCAAATTCCCGTGCACGCTTTTGGCTTTGGTGCAGACCACGATGCTTCACTGATGCACTCCATTTCAGAGATTTCTGGTGGCACGTTTTCTTTCATCGAGACTGAAGCCGTGTTACAGGATGCGTTTGCACAATGCATTGGAGGACTTCTGAGCGTAGTTGTTCAAGAGCTTCAAGTGGGAATCGAGTGTATACACCCAAATCTCAGTCTTGTCTCGCTAAAAGCAGGGAGTTACCCAACCCGTGTGGTGGGTGATGGACGCAAAGGATCGATTGAAGTTGGAGACCTGTATGCCGATGAAGAGAGAGATTTTCTAGTGTCAGTTAATGTCCCTGCTGCATCTGGCAATGAAACATCATTGATAAAGGTGAAATGTGTATACAAGGATCCATTAACTCAGGAAACAGCAACAATAGAAAGTGaagaagttaagattaagcggAGTGAAATCTCTGGGCAGGTAGTAATGTCGCTTGAAGTGGATAGACAACGCAACAGGCTTCAAGCGGCTGAGGCAATGGCTCAGGCTCGTGTTGCAGCTGAACGAGGGGACCTGAGTGGAGCAATATTGATTCTTGAAAACTTTAGAAAGATGCTGTCGGAGACTGTTTCAGCGAAATCCAACGACCGTTTATGTGTTGCATTAGATGCTGAGCTTAAGGAAATGCAAGAGCGGATGGCGAGTAGGCATGTGTATGAAGCATCTGGGAGAGCATATATACTTTCTGGATTGAGTTCACATTCATGGCAAAGAGCAACAGCAAGAGGTGATTCCACTGATAGGTCAAGTCTTGTTCAGGCATATCAGACACCATCAATGGCTGAGATGCTTACTCGATCTCAGGCCACGTTACTAGGTAGTCCATCAGGGCAGAGGCTGCTCCAGCCACTGTTGTCGGTCAGAGCACAACCGAGCCCAAGGTGA
- the LOC114191761 gene encoding uncharacterized protein LOC114191761, producing MTTVQSEGAAKGTAITEKAFKRWGRRSPFLRYGLPMISLTVLGSLGLAQLLQGSKDIARVKDDQEWEIIETRKALSRTGPVHAYNPKQISLDDELKALQQKVDINSYEYKKIPKPNEGNQD from the exons ATGACTACAGTCCAGAGCGAGGGGGCAGCAAAAGGAACTGCCATAACTGAGAAAGCATTCAAAAGATGGGGCAGGAGAAGCCCATTTTTGAGATATGGCCTTCCTATGATCTCTCTCACTGTCCTCGGCTCTCTAGGCCTTGCCCAACTCCTGCAAGGCAG CAAGGATATTGCAAGGGTGAAAGATGATCAAGAGTGGGAAATCATTGAAACAAGAAAAGCATTGTCTAGGACAGGACCAGTGCATGCGTACAATCCAAAACAGATTTCCTTGGACGATGAGCTAAAG GCTTTGCAACAAAAGGTGGACATTAACAGCTATGAATACAAGAAAATTCCTAAACCAAATGAAGGCAATCAAGACTAG
- the LOC114191399 gene encoding BTB/POZ domain-containing protein At5g03250-like, which translates to MACMKLGSKSEMFYLYGQSWLCSTGLPSDIIIEIGDTSFHLHKFPLISRSRELESLMREVPCEPDKSVLELPGLPGGAKAFLHVVKFCYGVKMELNASNVVGLRCAAEYLQMSENYGEGNLIMQTEKFLNHVFGYWTDTLIALKTCEEVLPMAEELHIASRSINSLVQKVADQSLVNLPVSSGPSVAQSPEDAEVWNGISLTPKASGEDWWFDDVSSLSLPLYKRFIRGASARNIKPKRIAGSLIYYAKKHIPLLGSQTNSLSGNSSSLKSSLSTPSEADQRNLIQEIVELLPNEKDIAPTKFLLGCLRTAMALYASSSCCSSLEKRIGSQLDEAYLEDLLIPNIGFSMETIHDIDCVQRMLDHFMIVEHDLIDTTSNDIEEEERRIVGSSQPLSPMAKVANLIDSYLAEVAADVNVKLPKFQSLATVIPDHVRTLDDGLYRAIDIYLKNHHWLTDSEKEQICRLMNCQKLSLEASTHAAQNERLPLRVVVQVLFFEQLKLRTSVAGWFFASDNVENSQNMNANLSLMRNDGSIPHNPVVAFDNVKERVAELEKEYLSMKHDLEKMMKSKGGWNMFLRKLGWKLVPKPSNANVSKPCRKSKISPATTAQMEEKAMQVK; encoded by the exons ATGGCGTGCATGAAGCTGGGATCCAAATCTGAAATGTTTTACCTCTATGGCCAAAGTTG GCTTTGCTCAACTGGACTTCCAAGTGATATCATCATTGAAATTGGTGATACATCTTTCCATCTCCACAAG TTTCCACTGATATCAAGAAGCAGAGAGCTAGAAAGTTTGATGAGGGAAGTACCATGCGAACCTGATAAGTCTGTTTTGGAACTGCCTGGTCTACCTGGAGGAGCCAAGGCGTTTTTGCATGTTGTTAAGTTTTGTTATGGTGTCAAAATGGAGTTGAATGCATCGAATGTGGTTGGTCTCAGGTGTGCAGCAGAGTATCTGCAAATGAGTGAGAACTATGGAGAGGGGAATCTCATCATGCAGACAGAAAAATTCCTTAATCATGTGTTTGGTTACTGGACAGACACTCTCATTGCTCTTAAAACATGTGAAGAGGTTTTACCTATGGCTGAAGAGCTTCACATCGCTTCACGTAGCATAAACTCTTTGGTGCAGAAAGTGGCAGATCAAAGTTTGGTTAATTTGCCTGTCTCATCAGGTCCAAGTGTTGCTCAGAGTCCAGAAGATGCAGAAGTGTGGAATGGAATAAGCCTGACACCAAAGGCATCAGGTGAAGATTGGTGGTTTGATGATGTATCTTCTCTTAGTTTGCCATTGTACAAAAGGTTCATACGAGGTGCTAGTGCACGAAACATTAAACCTAAGAGAATCGCTGGATCACTTATTTACTATGCAAAAAAGCACATTCCCTTATTGGGAAGTCAAACAAATTCACTGAGTGGAAACTCGTCTTCTCTTAAGTCATCTCTTTCTACCCCTTCTGAAGCAGATCAGAGGAATCTTATTCAGGAAATAGTGGAGTTGCTGCCAAATGAAAAGGACATAGCACCAACCAAGTTTTTGTTGGGGTGTCTGCGGACAGCAATGGCCTTATATGCTAGTTCATCTTGCTGCTCAAGCTTGGAGAAAAGGATTGGTTCTCAATTAGATGAAGCATATTTAGAAGATCTTTTGATTCCAAATATTGGATTCTCAATGGAAACTATTCATGACATCGACTGTGTCCAAAGAATGCTTGACCATTTCATGATTGTAGAGCATGATCTAATTGATACTACGTCTAATGATatagaagaggaagaaaggCGCATAGTTGGAAGTTCTCAACCTCTGAGCCCAATGGCAAAAGTGGCTAACCTGATAGATTCTTATTTAGCTGAAGTTGCAGCTGATGTAAATGTGAAGCTACCAAAATTTCAGTCACTTGCTACTGTAATTCCTGATCATGTCAGGACCCTGGATGATGGTTTATACCGCGCCATTGATATATATCTCAAG aatcaTCATTGGCTGACAGACTCTGAGAAGGAACAAATCTGCAGGCTCATGAATTGCCAGAAGCTGTCATTGGAAGCTAGCACACATGCAGCTCAAAATGAGAGATTACCACTTCGTGTAGTGGTCCAAGTCTTGTTCTTTGAACAACTGAAGCTGCGCACATCTGTTGCTGGCTGGTTTTTTGCTTCTGACAACGTTGAGAACTCACAAAACATGAATGCAAATCTGTCTCTGATGAGAAATGATGGCAGCATTCCACACAACCCGGTTGTGGCTTTTGATAACGTGAAAGAGAGAGTGGCTGAACTTGAGAAGGAGTACTTGAGCATGAAGCATGATTTGGAAAAAATGATGAAGTCAAAGGGAGGTTGGAACATGTTCCTTAGGAAATTGGGTTGGAAGCTTGTGCCTAAACCCTCTAATGCCAATGTCTCCAAGCCATGCCGGAAGTCCAAAATATCACCGGCAACTACTGCCCAGATGGAAGAAAAGGCCATGCAAGTGAAATGA
- the LOC114192259 gene encoding dolichyl-diphosphooligosaccharide--protein glycosyltransferase subunit 1B — MRLASSTVNRELLHSNLINPKLQCRLQSLPLHLSTTAMAMVPQPLLILLFFLSLLSIVNSSPSQHIQIVDAERRIDLTSHIIKVYLTLKVENLGTSAASEVLLAFSPTEVEHLALLKAAATSGKRKKKTYVPLDVKSAKQPDGPNGTKFFSITLLTPLSKDETTTLEVLYMLTRSLEPFPVEISQSESQLVYFRDSAILLSPYHVKQQTTFLKTPSTRVESFTVVDPTKRAGTELKYGPYENHPPYSYSPVLVHFENNNPFAVVEELEREIEISHWGSIQVTERYSLVHAGAQHKGVFSRVEYQTRPAGTGVSSFKHLLAKLPPRVHSVYYRDGIGNISSSHLRTDSRKSELEIEPRYPLFGGWKATFVIGYGLPLQDFLFESPDGRRYLNFTFGCPLVETVVDKLIVKVVLPEGSKDPTAEIPFEVKQHLEIKYSYLDVVGRTVVVLEKRNVVPEHNIRLQVYYGFNPIFMLAEPLMLVSAFFLLFVASVAYLHIDLSIRK, encoded by the exons ATGAGACTTGCATCATCTACGGTGAATCGGGAGTTATTACACTCCAATCTAATAAACCCAAAATTGCAGTGTAGACTTCAGAGTCTTCCTCTGCATCTGTCAACAACTGCAATGGCAATGGTCCCTCAACCTCTGTTAATCCTTCTATTCTTTCTCTCCCTTCTTTCAATTGTCAACTCCTCTCCTTCTCAACACATTCAGATCGTCGATGCCGAACGCAGG ATTGACTTGACCTCTCACATTATTAAGGTGTACTTGACATTGAAG GTTGAAAATTTGGGGACATCTGCTGCTTCTGAAGTACTTTTGGCCTTTTCGCCCACTGAAGTTGAACATCTTGCATTACTCAAAGCCGCTGCAACTTCTGgtaagaggaagaagaaaacttaTGTTCCTCTTGATGTCAAGTCTGCTAAGCAGCCTGATGGACCAAATGGAACTAAGTTTTTCTCTATAACTTTGTTAACTCCACTAAGTAAAGATGAAACCACGACATTAGAGGTTCTTTACATGTTGACACGGTCTTTGGAACCTTTCCCAGTTGAAATAAGTCAATCAGAGTCACAATTGGTTTATTTCCGTGATAGTGCAATATTATTATCTCCCTATCATGTCAAACAACAGACAACTTTTCTCAAGACACCAAGCACTAGGGTAGAATCATTCACGGTGGTGGACCCCACTAAACGTGCTGGTACAGAGTTGAAATATGGGCCATATGAAAATCATCCCCCGTATTCATATTCTCCTGTACTTGttcattttgaaaataacaatcCATTTGCGGTTGTTGAGGAGCTAGAACGTGAAATAGAAATATCTCACTGGGGAAGCATTCAAGTCACTGAGCGATATAGCTTGGTCCATGCCGGTGCTCAACATAAAGGTGTTTTTTCAAG GGTTGAATATCAAACTAGACCAGCTGGTACTGGTGTTTCATCATTTAAACATCTTTTAGCAAAACTACCCCCAAGGGTCCACTCAGTATACTACAGGGATGGAATAGGAAATATTTCCTCTTCACATCTTCGTACAGATTCTCGGAAG TCAGAACTTGAAATTGAACCTCGGTATCCTCTATTTGGAGGCTGGAAAGCAACATTTGTCATTGGCTATGGACTACCATTGCAAGACTTCCTTTTTGAATCACCAGATGGCAGAAGATACCTCAATTTTACTTTTGGTTGCCCTCTTGTCGAGACAGTGGTTGATAAGTTGATTGTAAAA GTTGTGCTGCCGGAGGGATCCAAAGATCCCACAGCTGAGATTCCTTTTGAAGTAAAGCAGCATCTAGAG ATCAAGTATTCATATCTTGATGTTGTCGGCAGGACTGTGGTGGttctagaaaaaagaaatgtggtTCCTGAGCATAATATTCGTTTGCAG GTATACTATGGTTTTAACCCTATATTCATGCTTGCTGAGCCATTGATGCTGGTATCTGCATTTTTCTTGCTTTTTGTTGCTTCTGTGGCATATCTTCACATTGATCTTTCCATACGCAAGTGA